Proteins encoded together in one Miscanthus floridulus cultivar M001 chromosome 16, ASM1932011v1, whole genome shotgun sequence window:
- the LOC136512063 gene encoding ruBisCO large subunit-binding protein subunit alpha, chloroplastic-like produces MASANAISTASLISPLSQGRATRARYGRSQRFVVRAEAKDIAFDQKSRAALQAGVEKLANAVGVTLGPRGRNVVLDEYGSPKVVNDGVTIARAIELYDPMENAGAALIREVASKTNDSAGDGTTTASVLAREIIKLGLLSVTSGANPVSLKKGIDKTVQGLIQELENKARPVKGGGDIKAVASISAGNDEFIGSMIAEAIDKVGPDGVLSIESSSSFETTVEVEEGMEIDRGYISPQFVTNLEKSIVEFENAKVLITDQKITSIKEILPILEKTTQLRAPLFIIAEDITGEALATLVVNKLRGILNVAAIKAPSFGERRKAVLQDIAIVTGAEFLAKDLGLLVENATEEQLGTARKVTIHQTTTTLIADAATKDEIQARVAQLKKELAETDSVYDTEKLAERIAKLAGGVAVIKVGAATETELEDRQLRIEDAKNATFAAIEEGIVPGGGTAYVHLSTIVPSIKEKIEDPDERLGADIIQKALVAPASLIAHNAGVEGEVVVEKIKDSVWEVGYNAMTDKYENLIEAGVIDPAKVTRCALQNAASVAGMVLTTQAIVVEKPKPKPQAAEAAEGSLAV; encoded by the exons ATGGCATCCGCGAATGCCATCTCCACCGCCTCCCTCATCTCGCCCCTCTCGCAG GGCAGGGCGACGAGGGCCAGGTATGGCCGGTCACAGCGGTTCGTGGTGCGTGCGGAAGCCAAAGACATCGCCTTTGACCAAAAATCCAGGGCAGCGTTGCAGGCCGGCGTCGAGAAGCTCGCAAACGCCGTCGGTGTCACCCTCGGGCCACGAG GGAGGAAtgtggtgcttgatgagtatgGCAGCCCCAAAGTTGTGAATGATGGAGTCACTATTGCCCGGGCTATTGAGCTGTATGATCCAATGGAAAATGCTGGTGCAGCATTGATTCGTGAG GTTGCTAGCAAGACCAATGATTCTGCTGGTGATGGCACTACAACTGCTTCCGTCCTTGCTCGTGAAATCATCAAGCTTGGCCTTCTAAGTGTAACGTCTGGTGCAAATCCTGTGTCACTTAAGAAGGGAATAGACAAAACAGTGCAGGGTCTAATTCAGGAGCTTGAGAATAAGGCTAGACCAGTCAAGGGTGGTGGTGATATCAAAG CCGTTGCATCTATCTCTGCTGGCAATGATGAATTTATCGGATCCATGATTGCTGAAGCAATTGACAAAGTGGGGCCTGATGGTGTTCTATCAATTGAATCCTCCTCTTCTTTTGAGACTACCGTTGAAGTTGAAGAAGGAATGGAG ATTGACCGCGGTTATATTTCCCCACAATTTGTGACAAACCTCGAGAAATCTATTGTGGAGTTTGAGAATGCTAAGGTTCTTATTACTGATCAGAAGATCACAAGCATAAAGGAAATTCTTCCGATTTTGGAGAAGACCACACAGCTGAGAGCCCCTTTGTTCATTATTGCTGAGGACATTACTGGTGAAGCTTTGGCGACTCTTGTTGTTAACAAGCTTCGAGGAATTCTCAATGTTGCAGCGATTAAGGCTCCAAGCTTTGGTGAGCGGCGGAAGGCTGTACTTCAGGACATTGCCATTGTCACAG GTGCTGAGTTCCTAGCAAAAGATCTTGGTTTGTTGGTTGAAAATGCTACAGAGGAACAACTTGGTACAGCAAGGAAAGTCACGATACATCAGACTACAACAACCCTCATAGCAGATGCAGCCACTAAAGATGAGATCCAAGCGAGGGTTGCACAGCTAAAGAAGGAGCTTGCTGAGACTGATTCAGTTTATGATACTGAGAAATTGGCTGAGAGAATTGCTAAGCTTGCTGGTGGTGTTGCTGTTATCAAGGTTGGAGCTGCAACTGAGACTGAGCTTGAGGACCGCCAGCTAAGAATTGAGGATGCAAAAAATGCCACttttgcagctatagaggagggcATTGTTCCTGGAGGTGGAACGGCATACGTGCACCTATCTACCATTGTCCCTTCGATCAAAGAAAAAATTGAGGACCCTGATGAGCGCCTTGGTGCTGATATTATTCAAAAG GCATTGGTAGCACCTGCTTCATTGATCGCACACAATGCTGGAGTAGAGGGCGAAGTGGTTGTTGAGAAGATCAAGGACAGTGTGTGGGAGGTGGGCTACAATGCAATGACAGACAAGTACGAGAACCTGATTGAGGCCGGTGTGATCGACCCTGCTAAGGTGACTAGGTGTGCACTCCAGAATGCGGCCTCAGTAGCTGGAATGGTCCTAACCACACAGGCAATTGTTGTTGAGAAGCCAAAGCCGAAGCCTCAAGCGGCAGAGGCAGCAGAGGGAAGCCTTGCCGTGTAA